In the genome of Neodiprion pinetum isolate iyNeoPine1 chromosome 2, iyNeoPine1.2, whole genome shotgun sequence, one region contains:
- the LOC124210906 gene encoding uncharacterized protein isoform X1, which translates to MYAVIEFLVGEDRECALVPVLWLVENNTQCYWPRTKTEDHFTKLVKSKAAYEKTWPKFAIHKVLHTGDDYHDTEATMARLLELGTSDESGIIRNIAKKSTVIPQQDITNDVDENEATNSDDVEPEPQKKKRKHKTDKKKAKNRHVSNKKKKTKRSRESSSSLGYTSSADENLPPSEVDESTSNRNKNTRYINSAKGSTKNQTPKKNLAHKIVQHQYNDNSHESPNQLSGYETSNRNISSRIIRSTTQYDLSRSFSQLEPSTPTTSREQNTFEEKTLQYLEHIKSYTEQNHLLLRKIFSKQKEVSIDVTKKPAEFPKLPLNSMEDFSNLENILKSEEHRTYLTGKLASIGGTSGRQCVLAIMRSLLTNELAMQFNWAGRDKVSFQKTLTMETVYEAVKQTFLGKKEIGDATETSVSCAVKDWLKLARSRHTYVRKKG; encoded by the exons ATGTATGCGGTGATTGAATTCTTGGTTGGCGAAGATAGAGAATGCGCATTGGTACCAGTTCTTTGGCTGGTCGAAAACAACACCCAATGTTACTGGCCACGGACAAAAACTGAAGATCATTTTACAAAACTTGTAAAATCAAAGGCTGCCTATGAAAAAACATGGCCAAAGTTTGCCATTCACAAAGTACTGCATACCGGAG ATGACTACCACGACACCGAAGCAACGATGGCGCGCCTACTGGAGCTGGGCACGTCCGATGAATCCGGAATAATTCGCAACATCGCTAAAAAATCCACTGTAATACCTCAGCAAGATATTACCAATGACGTGGACGAGAATGAAGCTACGAACAGTGATGATGTCGAACCTGAGccgcaaaagaaaaaacgtaaacacAAAACCGACAAGAAGAAGGCTAAAAATCGACACgttagtaacaaaaaaaaaaaaacgaagcgtTCTCGTGAAAGTTCAAGTAGTTTAGGTTACACCTCTTCAGCTGACGAGAATTTGCCACCGTCCGAAGTCGATGAATCGACTTCTAACCGTAATAAGAATACTCGCTACATTAACTCAGCCAAAGGATCTACCAAAAATCAGACACCAAAGAAAAACTTGGCCCACAAGATCGTACAGCACCAGTATAATGATAATTCCCATGAGTCACCGAATCAGTTGTCTGGATATGAAACATCAAATAGAAACATTTCTAGTAGGATCATCAGGTCTACCACGCAATATGACTTATCAAGATCCTTTTCACAACTTGAACCTTCAACCCCGACCACATCACGCGAACAGAATacctttgaagaaaaaactctgCAGTATTTAGAACACATTAAATCCTACACTGAACAAAACCATCTGCTACTACGTAAAATCTTCTCAAAACAGAAGGAAGTCAGCATCGACGTAACAAAGAAACCAGCCGAATTCCCAAAACTTCCTCTTAACTCCATGGAAGACTTCTCCAACCTCGAAAATATCCTGAAATCCGAAGAGCATCGAACTTATTTA ACCGGGAAACTGGCTTCTATTGGAGGGACAAGCGGTCGCCAATGTGTGTTGGCTATAATGAGGTCACTACTCACAAACGAATTAGCGATGCAATTCAATTGGGCAGGGAGGGACAAAGTCTCATTTCAAAAGACATTGACAATGGAAACTGTTTACg agGCTGTGAAACAAACCTTTCTTGGCAAGAAGGAAATTGGTGATGCAACCGAAACCAGTGTTTCGTGTGCCGTGAAAGACTGGTTAAAACTAGCTCGATCACGGCATACCTATGTACGAAAGAAGGGCTAA
- the LOC124210906 gene encoding uncharacterized protein isoform X2, with product MARLLELGTSDESGIIRNIAKKSTVIPQQDITNDVDENEATNSDDVEPEPQKKKRKHKTDKKKAKNRHVSNKKKKTKRSRESSSSLGYTSSADENLPPSEVDESTSNRNKNTRYINSAKGSTKNQTPKKNLAHKIVQHQYNDNSHESPNQLSGYETSNRNISSRIIRSTTQYDLSRSFSQLEPSTPTTSREQNTFEEKTLQYLEHIKSYTEQNHLLLRKIFSKQKEVSIDVTKKPAEFPKLPLNSMEDFSNLENILKSEEHRTYLTGKLASIGGTSGRQCVLAIMRSLLTNELAMQFNWAGRDKVSFQKTLTMETVYEAVKQTFLGKKEIGDATETSVSCAVKDWLKLARSRHTYVRKKG from the exons ATGGCGCGCCTACTGGAGCTGGGCACGTCCGATGAATCCGGAATAATTCGCAACATCGCTAAAAAATCCACTGTAATACCTCAGCAAGATATTACCAATGACGTGGACGAGAATGAAGCTACGAACAGTGATGATGTCGAACCTGAGccgcaaaagaaaaaacgtaaacacAAAACCGACAAGAAGAAGGCTAAAAATCGACACgttagtaacaaaaaaaaaaaaacgaagcgtTCTCGTGAAAGTTCAAGTAGTTTAGGTTACACCTCTTCAGCTGACGAGAATTTGCCACCGTCCGAAGTCGATGAATCGACTTCTAACCGTAATAAGAATACTCGCTACATTAACTCAGCCAAAGGATCTACCAAAAATCAGACACCAAAGAAAAACTTGGCCCACAAGATCGTACAGCACCAGTATAATGATAATTCCCATGAGTCACCGAATCAGTTGTCTGGATATGAAACATCAAATAGAAACATTTCTAGTAGGATCATCAGGTCTACCACGCAATATGACTTATCAAGATCCTTTTCACAACTTGAACCTTCAACCCCGACCACATCACGCGAACAGAATacctttgaagaaaaaactctgCAGTATTTAGAACACATTAAATCCTACACTGAACAAAACCATCTGCTACTACGTAAAATCTTCTCAAAACAGAAGGAAGTCAGCATCGACGTAACAAAGAAACCAGCCGAATTCCCAAAACTTCCTCTTAACTCCATGGAAGACTTCTCCAACCTCGAAAATATCCTGAAATCCGAAGAGCATCGAACTTATTTA ACCGGGAAACTGGCTTCTATTGGAGGGACAAGCGGTCGCCAATGTGTGTTGGCTATAATGAGGTCACTACTCACAAACGAATTAGCGATGCAATTCAATTGGGCAGGGAGGGACAAAGTCTCATTTCAAAAGACATTGACAATGGAAACTGTTTACg agGCTGTGAAACAAACCTTTCTTGGCAAGAAGGAAATTGGTGATGCAACCGAAACCAGTGTTTCGTGTGCCGTGAAAGACTGGTTAAAACTAGCTCGATCACGGCATACCTATGTACGAAAGAAGGGCTAA